The Penicillium digitatum chromosome 6, complete sequence genome has a window encoding:
- a CDS encoding NOT2/NOT3/NOT5 — protein MNRPGPGLQPLRGMSGFSMQQEAQARTASLASARLSNGKLGAGANWSFNLPISGTSSLPGNQQRTMGTMGSFAQSLGGSQSAAPLDLSEFPSLSGASQQSQSQTPGQLMWANASQRAAQQTPVQRQQLPQPSQTPSRSSQTQGLPTPQQSQPSHDDMFPSGSQFANRLDDFRNGGQGISSQLSAGGQPQPSNIEEFPPLGRNAAAELPLGRTGSLMQGAGFGGYGTSMGAPRSPVSQVPNGILGQEKEELHNENNDGQDVSIAPQSTEQPPLAQMSELDRFGLAGLLRMIHSESPDVASLAVGQDLMTLGLDLNQAEPLHTSFASPFVSSMSAVPLEQDFSLPGCYNVANIQPLQSRIPGFSDETLFFIFYSMPRDIMQELVAEELMGRKWRYHKLERCWLTRDETYPGPVDVERGVTERGVYLLWDSSAWKKVRREFILRYEDLDNRLDPNRGAARPPGVVHHAS, from the exons ATGAATAGGCCAG GGCCTGGCTTGCAGCCGCTGAGAGGCATGTCCGGCTTCTCCATGCAACAGGAAGcacaagctcgaactgcaTCTTTAGCTTCCGCGCGGTTATCAAACGGGAAACTTG GCGCCGGTGCGAATTGGAGCTTTAATCTACCTATCAGCGGAACATCTAGCCTACCGGGCAATCAGCAGCGCACAATGGGGACCATGGGAAGTTTTGCGCAAAGTCTTGGAGGATCTCAATCAGCGGCGCCACTTGATCTCTC GGAGTTCCCTTCGCTATCAGGAGCATCACAGCAATCACAGTCACAAACTCCCGGTCAGCTAATGTGGGCCAACGCAAGTCAACGCGCAGCTCAGCAAACACCTGTCCAAAGGCAACAGCTCCCTCAGCCATCGCAAACCCCCTCCCGTTCCTCCCAGACCCAAGGTCTTCCTACACCTCAACAATCTCAACCATCGCATGATGACATGTTTCCTTCTGGTTCGCAGTTTGCAAatcgactcgatgactttAGAAATGGTGGCCAGGGTATCAGTAGCCAACTCAGTGCGGGTGGCCAGCCCCAGCCAAGCAATATTGAAGAGTTTCCCCCTTTGGGTCGTAATGCTGCTGCTGAGCTGCCTCTCGGTCGAACTGGTTCATTGATGCAAGGTGCGGGTTTTGGCGGCTATGGAACTTCTATGGGGGCACCGCGCTCGCCAGTCAGCCAAGTGCCCAATGGCATTTTGGGACAAGAGAAAGAA GAATTGCATAACG AAAATAACGACGGACAAGATGTTTCTATCGCGCCTCAGAGCACTGAACAACCGCCCCTCGCACAGATGAGTGAGCTTGACAGGTTTGGGTTGGCGGGTCTGCTGCGTATGATTCACAGCGAGAGTCCTGATGTTGCAAGTCTTGCTGTTGGCCAAGATTTGATGACACTAGGATTGGATTTAAATCAGGCGGA GCCTTTACACACATCGTTTGCTTCACCATTCGTTTCATCGATGTCAGCAGTCCCTTTGGAACAAGACTTCTCTTTGCCGGGATGTTATAATGTCGCCAATATCCAACCCCTCCAGTCTCGCATTCCCGGTTTCAGCGACGAGACCCTGTTTTTCATCTTTTACAGTATGCCTCGGGATATCATGCAGGAACTGGTGGCCGAGGAATTGATGGGCCGCAAATGGCGGTACCACAAGCTTGAACGATGCTGGCTAACTCGCGATGAGACATATCCTGGACCCGTTGACGTGGAACGTGGTGTGACGGAACGCGGCGTGTATCTTCTATGGGATTCATCTGCCTGGAAGAAAGTCCGA CGTGAATTCATCCTTCGATATGAAGACTTGGATAACCGGTTGGATCCTAATCGAGGCGCCGCTCGCCCACCTGGCGTGGTGCATCATGCCTCATGA
- a CDS encoding mitochondrial 54S ribosomal protein uL29m: MARDQTCRLCEKKGHQSPTPTILGKAIPIMQQVPRIASRLRGLAMAELPPTYLAPSLHTSVTLSAVQSSSFSSTASVGANPRRDKSKNRGVSAINRSGPRTPFAVSRWPLPKPVSPKDMQPRETNPNHGLWAFFPPNREALPTPAYDNTHGRQWGIQELRERSWEDLHGLWHVCVRERNRIATSDFERERIQAGYGGFESQERDKVIRGTMKNIKHVLRERWYAWEDASRMYKRGYRPENFYELDDVDVEQQGNGAAQDKEQ, from the exons ATGGCACGTGACCAGACTTGCCGCCTTTGCGAAAAGAAAGGCCATCAGTCTCCGACCCCGACCATCCTGGGGAAAGCCATCCCAATCATGCAGCAGGTTCCACGCATTGCTAGCCGCCTGAGAGGGCTGGCTATGGCTGAATTGCCTCCTACTTACCTCGCGCCATCACTTCACACCTCTGTGACCCTGTCAGCCGTCCAGTCTTCGAGCTTTTCTTCCACTGCCTCCGTCGGCGCCAACCCTCGACGCGACAAGAGCAAAAATCGTGGTGTATCGGCCATCAACCGATCCGGTCCCCGAACCCCATTCGCCGTGTCAAGATGGCCATTGCCCAAACCTGTTTCGCCAAAAGACATGCAGCCACGTGAAACAAACCCCAACCATGGACTCTGGGCCTTCTTCCCCCCTAACCGGGAAGCATTACCTACCCCAGCTTACGACAATACTCATG GTCGTCAGTGGGGCATCCAGGAACTCCGCGAAAGGAGTTGGGAGGACCTCCACGGTCTGTGGCATGTATGCGTCCGGGAACGCAACCGCATTGCCACGTCAGAttttgagagagagagaatccAAGCTGGTTATGGTGGATTCGAATCTCAGGAACGCGACAAAGTG ATTCGAGGCACCATGAAAAACATCAAGCACGTTCTACGTGAACGCTGGTATGCTTGGGAGGATGCTTCACGAATGTACAAGCGTGGATACCGCCCTGAGAACTTTTACGAGCTCGATGACGTTGACGTCGAGCAGCAGGGCAATGGAGCAGCCCAAGACAAGGAACAATAA
- a CDS encoding Secretory pathway gdp dissociation inhibitor has translation MDEIAPEYDVVVLGTGLTECVLSGVLSVKGNKVLHIDRNDHYGGEAASVNIEALFKKYGNVSPGEEPWKKYGRVNDWNIDLVPKLLMSNGELTNILVSTDVTRYLEFKQIAGSYVQQGNGLKATVAKVPSDAGEALRSSLMGMFEKRRAKKFLEWVGDFKEDDPATHQGLDVHACTMKEVYDFFGLEDNTRDFVGHSMALYPSDEYINRNGAAVETINRIRLYVNSMARYGKSPYIYPLYGLGELPQGFARLSAIYGGTYMLNTDVDEVLYENGKVSGIKATMKDRDDQSEAMKFETKTKKIIADPSYFPNKSKVTGYLLKAICILNHPIDKTDGSDSVQLIIPQSQVGRKHDIYIAMVSSAHNVCPKGYYIAIVSTIAENDANHHLELEAGFERLGKIEEKFMGPPIPLYEPIDNGEESNIFISKSYDATSHFETTTDDVRDMYRRATGEELKVEGLREDQQLATE, from the exons ATGGACGAGATCGCCCCAGAGTACGATGTTGTGGTGCTCGGCACTG GCCTGACCGAGTGTGTTTTGTCTGG TGTCCTCAGTGTCAAGGGTAACAAGGTCCTTCACATCGATCGCAATGATCACTACGGAGG AGAAGCAGCTTCCGTCAACATTGAAGCA CTTTTCAAGAAATACGGCAACGTCAGCCCCGGCGAGGAGCCGTGGAAGAAATACGGGAGGGTCAATGACTGGAACATCGACTTGGTTCCCAAGCTGCTCATGTCCAATGGAGAATTGACCAACATTTTGGTGTCTACGGATGTTACCCGGTACCTCGAGTTCAAGCAGATTGCTGGCAGTTATGTCCAGCAGGGCAACGGCCTTAAGGCGACCGTGGCCAAGGTGCCTTCGGACGCCGGTGAAGCTCTCCGCTCATCGCTCATGGGCATGTTTGAAAAGCGCCGTGCCAAGAAGTTCCTCGAGTGGGTTGGTGATTTCAAGGAGGATGACCCAGCCACTCACCAGG GATTGGACGTCCACGCGTGCACGATGAAGGAGGTTTACGACTTCTTTGGCCTCGAGGATAACACTCGCGATTTTGTCGGTCACTCTATGGCTTTGTACCCCTCGGACGAGTATATCAACCGGAACGGCGCCGCAGTGGAAACCATTAACCGCATCCGCTTGTATGTCAACTCGATGGCACGCTATGGAAAATCACCATACATCTACCCTCTCTACGGCCTTGGCGAGCTACCCCAGGGCTTTGCCCGTCTGTCTGCCATCTACGGCGGTACCTACATGTTGAACACCGACGTTGACGAGGTGCTTTACGAGAACGGCAAGGTTTCCGGTATCAAGGCGACCATGAAAGACCGCGATGACCAATCCGAGGCCATGAAGTTTGAGACCAAGACTAAGAAGATCATCGCTGATCCTTCTTACTTCCCAAACAAATCCAAGGTCACCGGATACTTGCTCAAGGCTATCTGCATTCTGAACCACCCTATCGATAAGACCGACGGCAGCGACTCCGTGCAGCTGATTATTCCCCAGTCCCAGGTTGGACGCAAGCACG ACATCTACATTGCCATGGTCTCGTCCGCGCATAACGTCTGCCCTAAGGGCTACTACATAGCCATCGTGTCCACCATCGCCGAGAATGATGCCAACCACCACCTTGAGCTTGAGGCTGGCTTTGAGCGCCTGGGCAAGATCGAGGAGAAGTTCATGGGTCCCCCCATCCCTCTCTACGAGCCCATCGACAATGGCGAGGAGTCCAACATCTTCATCTCTAAGAGCTATGACGCGACATCACACTTCGAGACTACGACCG ACGACGTCCGTGATATGTACCGCCGTGCCACTGGTGAGGAGTTGAAGGTTGAGGGTCTCCGGGAGGACCAGCAACTGGCCACGGAGTAA
- a CDS encoding Origin recognition complex subunit Orc4, putative: MAPASKRRRVSEDVDGDIEMGNDSHDVFSIPSSPDHHRTSPTPVKSASRRRSTREDNPDTETTGQDGEEKKDEAQTPARVGIRSSGRQRKTPKRYEEEVVTPSSRRKPTATPSRSARTARSVQKPRQSPVEDEDEPDFEEEEEEEEDDDDDDDMDLDEPSPEPAPRTVTRTRSKRSVAKPRSKKAVAVEPKEKLPSPEYHDGLDDLVTMQLQPDLYHDQPEVHETVDVSEPLPEYAEKLQVLCQTGLGGEMRVLSTILLEKLSGKRQIPVRGLEPEYQKVYQLVEQTVSVGEGNSMLLLGSRGCGKTAIVESIISSLRKEHTNDFHVVRLNGFLHTDDRLALREMWRQLGREMHTEDDAAKVSSYADTMATLLALLSHPEELFGASGDPGSKTAAKSIVILLDEFDLFVTHPRQTLLYNLFDIAQARKAPIAVIGLTTKVDVTEMLEKRVKSRFSHRYTYVPLPRSFEAFSDICLGSLDLSDDEMADIADELGTERTLVESDKWNTLLGGWKEYLKHVWNDKEFQFHLKRIYNQSKSAKEFFNSALLPISDLLQSVSIPDTPIPEIPTPKSFASQSLDCPDPAPLPFSTSITSSSPSSLPLALLVAATRLAALFEPGNDGSQSQTMAPLALSFPAAYAEYVRLLTSAKISASVSGAAATPGRVWGRDVARESWEKLLSWGLVTPVGSGNGTADGQMFRVEISFEEVIEMAGSGGALGQWWRE, encoded by the exons ATGGCCCCAGCATCTAAGAGGAGAAGGGTCTCCGAGGACGTTGATGGAGATATTGAGATGGGAAATGATAGTCACGACGTATTCTCCATCCCATCATCTCCCGATCACCACAGAACTTCCCCCACGCCGGTGAAAAGTGCCTCACGGCGTCGATCTACCCGCGAAGACAACCCAGACACCGAAACGACAGGTCAAGACggggaggagaagaaagatgagGCTCAAACCCCGGCAAGGGTGGGGATACGATCTAGTGGACGGCAGCGCAAAACACCAAAGAGATACGAGGAAGAAGTCGTGACACCCTCATCGAGGAGAAAACCAACAGCCACTCCTTCACGAAGTGCGCGTACCGCCCGAAGCGTGCAAAAGCCGCGACAATCTCCGGTggaagacgaagatgagCCTGActtcgaagaagaggaggaggaggaggaggacgatgatgacgatgatgatatGGACCTCGATGAGCCGTCCCCGGAACCCGCCCCTCGTACAGTCACAAGGACAAGATCGAAGAGAAGCGTCGCGAAGCCCAGATCTAAGAAAGCCGTGGCCGTAGAGCCGAAAGAGAAGTTGCCTTCGCCTGAGTATCATGACGGCCTGGATGATCTCGTTACGATGCAACTGCAGCCAGATCTGTATCATGATCAGCCGGAGGTGCACGAGACTGTGGATGTCTCCGAACCGTTGCCGGAATATGCTGAAAAGTTGCAAGTGCTCTGTCAAACAGGCCTTGGGGGTGAAATGCGCGTTCTCTCGACCATTCTTCTCGAAAAGCTGTCCGGGAAACGGCAGATTCCAGTGCGAGGGCTCGAACCTGAATACCAAAAAGTTTATCAGCTCGTTGAACAGACCGTCTCCGTTGGCGAGGGTAACTccatgcttcttcttggatcCAGAGGATGCGGCAAGACCGCGATTGTGGAATCCATTATTTCGTCTCTTAGAAAGGAACATACCAACGATTTCCACGTCGTTCGTCTCAATGGATTCTTGCACACAGATGACCGTCTCGCTTTGCGAGAGATGTGGCGCCAACTTGGCCGCGAGATGCATACCGAGGATGATGCAGCCAAGGTCAGTTCTTATGCGGATACGATGGCGACGCTCTTGGCTTTATTGTCGCACCCAGAGGAGCTCTTCGGAGCTTCTGGGGACCCAGGATCAAAGACTGCTGCGAAATCCATTGTCATCTTGTTGGATGAGTTTGACCTATTCGTCACTCACCCACGACAGACCCTGTTATATAATTTGTTTGACATTGCTCAGGCCCGCAAAGCCCCCATCGCGGTCATTGGACTCACGACCAAGGTCGACGTAACTGAAATGCTCGAGAAGCGTGTGAAGAGTCGATTTAGTCATCGCTATACCTATGTCCCTCTACCACGATCCTTCGAGGCCTTTTCAGATATCTGCCTAGGGAGCCTGGATCTCAGCGACGACGAAATGGCTGACATTGCAGATGAACTTGGGACTGAACGCACTCTAGTAGAGTCAGACAAATGGAATACACTACTTGGGGGATGGAAGGAATATTTGAAG CATGTGTGGAATGACAAGGAATTCCAATTCCACCTCAAGCGTATCTACAACCAATCCAAATCAGCAAAGGAATTTTTCAACAGCGCACTTCTCCCCATTAGCGACCTACTACAAAGTGTATCGATCCCTGACACACCCATACCTGAAATCCCTACTCCGAAAAGCTTCGCTTCCCAATCCCTCGATTGTCCTGACCCAGCACCTCTCCCCTTCTCCACATCCATTACATCATCCAGTCCCTCCTCATTGCCACTGGCTTTGCTAGTGGCCGCAACACGTTTGGCAGCCTTGTTCGAACCGGGAAACGATGGTTCCCAGTCACAGACCATGGCACCACTTGCACTTTCTTTTCCTGCTGCATACGCAGAATACGTTCGACTCCTGACCTCCGCAAAGATATCTGCCTCGGTGTCTGGAGCTGCTGCCACACCTGGCCGTGTCTGGGGCCGAGATGTGGCGCGAGAGTCCTGGGAAAAGCTACTCAGCTGGGGACTTGTGACTCCTGTTGGTAGTGGGAACGGCACTGCTGATGGACAGATGTTCCGTGTGGAAATCAGTTTCGAGGAGGTCATTGAAATGGCGGGCTCCGGTGGTGCTTTGGGCCAGTGGTGGCGCGAATAG
- a CDS encoding Developmental regulator FlbA, with translation MPTQTGSHTREDSLPSVPDSDFGGTFSRNRRSFAALAQITSNAFASLSGSTIRSSSSYGSLSRSHKLPSIPATPLIDSDAYVQLKGTSRPSSPSLGDNPSNSLPNRRLTAERLPTPPNETRPSPPASKMHQTSSRLLRMTEDERPFTKDFMDLFSTLMVSLKLDSHRVRFTRYDHTFTSEEAINNLGSLKFSQSNRMPDPKDPSRIVTTTTTTTFSMAKEMARSVCQRFVDARFIESVDTKALFIFPLKGALFQLTPKGINILQRFCQRNGITARHVMDVLESPRNTMQLVILERDTDTDTLSHDRATIEVIFRRFAGQDGPNIKSSISTSDSDSLSDYTNGLVGVKVARERKLLDGKVYSNTFTGKAAVDWLMDCSTTIEHRETCLISELFLKYGLMTMIQDDKQYPDVGTNAHFQASKHAIYGITERGQRVCGWIAREKTREVATTYDSRGMPRDSNNARLTHILQDPALRLLFREFLRYSLCEENLSFYLDVSEFTTNYHKAEKIGTFNKADSVRETLAAAYGLYNAFLAPGSPCELNIDHALRNSLASRMTKAVGDDDSMFKSLQEVVQLFELAQTSVFKLMSSDSVPKFLRDPKYSVVLQEHDVDIMGGSRSYSPTHAVPPPLPERSMSRSARA, from the exons ATGCCAACCCAAACCGGGAGCCACACCCGAGAAGATTCTCTCCCTTCAGTTCCTGATTCTGATTTTGGCGGTACATTCTCCCGCAATCGTCGCTCTTTCGCTGCCTTAGCCCAGATAACTTCAAACGCTTTTGCAAGTTTGTCTGGAAGTACAATACGTTCCTCGTCTTCATACGGTAGCCTGTCGAGATCGCATAAGCTCCCTTCAATCCCTGCGACCCCACTAATCGACAGCGACGCCTACGTGCAATTGAAGGGAACTTCGCGCCCTTCTTCTCCGTCCTTGGGCGACAATCCTTCCAATTCGCTACCAAATCGTCGTTTGACTGCTGAGCGTCTTCCTACACCCCCCAACGAAACTCGTCCTTCCCCGCCCGCATCCAAAATGCATCAGACGTCGTCAAGGTTATTGCGCATGACGGAGGATGAGCGACCGTTCACCAAG GATTTCATGGACCTGTTCTCCACATTGATGGTCAGCTTGAAGTTGGATTCGCACCGCGTTCGTTTCACAAGATATGACCACACATTCACCTCAGAAGAGGCCATCAACAACTTAGGCTCGCTCAAGTTCTCTCAGTCCAACCGCATGCCTGACCCAAAGGACCCTTCCCGTATTGTAACGACAACAACGACCACCACTTTCTCCATGGCTAAGGAAATGGCCCGATCCGTCTGCCAGAGATTCGTAGATGCGCGATTCATTGAGTCGGTCGATACCAAAGCCCTATTTATCTTCCCCCTCAAGGGCGCTCTCTTCCAGCTCACCCCGAAGGGTATCAATATCCTACAGCGTTTCTGCCAGCGTAACGGCATTACCGCTCGTCACGTGATGGATGTGCTTGAGTCCCCACGCAACACAATGCAGTTGGTGATCCTAGAGCGTGACACGGATACCGACACGCTGTCCCATGATCGCGCGACGATCGAGGTTATCTTCCGCCGCTTTGCTGGTCAGGATGGCCCGAACATTAAGAGCAGCATTTCAACCTCGGATTCCGACTCGCTGAGTGATTACACCAATGGCCTTGTTGGTGTGAAGGTGGCCCGGGAGCGCAAGCTCTTGGATGGAAAGGTTTATAGCAACACATTCACCGGAAAGGCAGCGGTGGACTGGCTGATGGATTGTTCAACTACTATTGAGCACCGGGAGACCTGCTTGATTTCTGAGCTGTTCTTGAAGTACGGGCTGATGACGATGATCCAAGACGATAAGCAGTACCCCGATGTCGGGACTAACGCTCATTTCCAAGCTTCCAAGCATGCTATCTACGGGATTACTGAGCGTGGACAGCGTGTATGTGGATGGATTGCACGTGAGAAGACCCGCGAGGTTGCGACAACATACGACAGTCGTGGTATGCCACGCGACTCGAATAATGCCCGATTGACGCACATTCTTCAGGATCCTGCTCTGCGTCTGCTTTTCCGTGAATTCCTTCGCTACTCGCTGTGTGAGGAGAACTTGTCCTTCTACCTTGATGTCTCGGAGTTCACCACCAACTATCACAAGGCCGAGAAGATAGGCACATTTAATAAGGCTGACTCGGTGCGGGAAACCCTGGCGGCAGCATATGGATTGTACAATGCGTTTTTGGCTCCCGGCTCACCTTGCGAGCTGAACATCGACCACGCGCTCCgcaacagcctcgccagcCGCATGACCAAGGCCGTGGGAGACGACGACTCCATGTTCAAGAGTCTCCAAGAAGTGGTGCAGCTGTTCGAGCTTGCTCAAACGTCCGTGTTCAAGTTGATGTCAAGTGACTCTGTCCCCAAGTTCCTGCGCGACCCCAAATACTCCGTTGTTTTACAAGAACACGATGTAGACATCATGGGAGGCTCACGTTCATACTCGCCCACACACGCCGTTCCGCCACCACTCCCAGAACGCAGCATGAGCCGTTCTGCCCGTGCCTGA